The Streptococcus equi subsp. equi nucleotide sequence GTCAGCCATTTCAATAACTGTAACCTCTACACCGTAAGAGGCCCAAACAAGACCAAGCTCAATACCAACAACACCACCGCCCATAACAGCAAGTGATTTCGGCATTTCACGCAAATCAAGAATATCATCAGATGTCAAGACAAGCTTAGAATCAATCCCTGGAATATTGATGCGTGAGACCTTAGAGCCTGTCGCAAGAATAATATTGCGCCCTTTAATGGTTTGCACACCAATGGTAACCGTTTTATCAGGATTTACCTGACCAAGGCCATTAAAGATGGTTACCTTGTTGGCTTTAAGAAGCCCTTGAACCCCACCTGTTAGCGTCTTAACAACCGTATTTTTAAAGTCAACTGTCTTATCCATGTCAATAGTATAGTTGGTTGAAGCAAGGTTAATCCCGCGTCCTGCTGCAATCTTGATGCCATCAAGGATTTCAGCATTTTTGAGGTAGGTTTTTGTTGGGATACAGCCAACGTTTAAGCAGGTACCGCCAAATTCAGATTTTTCAACGATAGCAATCTTGCCGCCCAGCTGAGCACCACGAATAGCAGCGTAGTAACCCGCAGGACCGCCACCGACAACAATGATGTCATATTCATCAGCAGCAAGCTCTGCCTTTGGTGCTGATGGCGCTGATCCTTGATCCGGTGCCTTTGGCACCTCAAGACCAGCCGCCTGTAAATCCTCGGTTGTACGCGCAACATTGACATCAGCCGCTGCTGGGCTTGATACATCGATAGCTTCACCCGCAGCTCCAATGTAGCCGATAACTTCGGTTACAGGGACTGTCTCACCTGCCTGGCGAATGATTTTTAAAAGCACACCTGAGTCTTCTGCTTCTAATTCCATATTGGTCTTGTCTGACATGATTTCCAGAAGAATGTCACCCTCGCTGACAGTGTCACCCTCCTGCTTTTTCCACTCGATGATCTCGCCTTCTTGCATGTCAACACCGAGCTTTGGCATAATAATTTCAACAGCCATAATGATATTGTAAGGAACGTTCAAATGCAATCAGATGCCTTAACAATCAGCACTGGCTAACATAAGCCTGCTAAAAGCCCTGCATTTAGCTCATAGCTAGTGACTACGAGCTCGTTCCAGATCCTTTCTATAGTTTTAAAGAATTATCTTTTCGTTACTTTGTTTCTGAAATATGCTCTCTTTGCATCGCAGGCCATAAGGCCTGTCATCAGATTAGCAGTTCAAATGGATTTTCCATCAATTTTTTGAGATCAACCATGAATTTAGCACCATTCATGCCGTCCACCAGACGGTGGTCAATTGTCAGACACATTGCCATGATTGGACGTGCAACAATCTCACCATCGACCACTGTTGGGGTTGGAATGGTTGCCCCAATACCTAGAATAGCTGAATTAGGCTGATTGATAATTGGATTGAAGGTTTTGGTGCCAAACATACCCAGATTTGTGATGGAGAAGGTTGAGCCTGACATTTCGGTAGCCTTTAGCTTGCCTCCTTGAGCCTTTTTGATAACGTCCTTAGAAGCAAGGACAAACTCTGAGAGACTCATCTTATCTGCACCATGAACAACTGGCACAACTAGCCCATCATCAAGTCCTACAGCAATACCAAGGTTGACAAAGCGATGAAGCTCAATATCATTAGCATCATTAATCAATGACGCATTCATGTATTCGTGCTCTGGCTTCATCAAGGTCTTAACAACGGCTAAACCAATCAAGTCAGTAAAGCTAACCTTTAGCCCTGTTTTAGCCATGATTGGGTCAATCAGCTTCTTGCGCAAGGCAATCATTTCGGTCATGTCAATGTCATAATTAAGCGTAAAGGTTGGTGCTGTAAGGTAGGAATGTGTCATACCCTTTGAAATAGCCTTACGCATAGCAGACATCTTCTTAATTTCAACACCCTCTGGAAGCTCCTTAGCAGGCTTTTCTTCAGCAATAGATGCTTTTTCCACAGCAGGTGCTGCTGCGCCAAGCACAGCCAAAATGTCCTCCTTGGTAATCTTGCCACCAATACCTGTTCCGACCACCGCTGCAAGGTCAACTCCCTTGTCGGCAGCTATCTTACGAGCAAGTGGCGTTGCCTTAGGCTGAGCTCCTTTGAAGCCTTCAACGTCTTCTTTGTGGATACGGCCCTTTGGTCCTGTTCCTGGCACTTGGTTAAGCTCAATTCCCATTTCTGAAGCTGCTTTACGAGCTGCTGGCGTTGCGCGTACCTTTTCTCCGAAGGCTGGAGCATTGGCAACTGATGCTACCTGAGGCGCTGTTGAGGCTGCTTCTTTCGGTACAGTTGTTGTATTAGCTTCTGCTGATGTTGGTACTGGAATTTCAGTTGTTTTCTCACTTGAAGCAGTACTATTATCAACAGATTCACCTGCAGCACCAATATAGCCGATAACCTCAGTGACAGGGACTGTTTCACCTGCCTGGCGAGTGATTTTTAGAAGCACACCTGAATCCTCTGCTTCAAGCTCCATATTTGTCTTGTCTGACATGATTTCAAGAAGAATGTCACCCTCGCTAACAGTGTCACCCTCCTGCTTTTTCCACTCGATGATCTCGCCTTCTTGCATGTCAACACCGAGCTTTGGCATAATAATTTCGACAGCCATATATTTCCTTTCATTTAATCCCGCAGCCCATGATCTTAAGACCAGATACAGCTGCTGAAAAAAGGGATACTGTTTTATCAGCCTGATGAAGAAAGCCTCTAAGCTAAGACTTCCTTTGCCATGCTAATTTCCCTTGTTGACCATTTTTACAATAGCAGCCTTGATTTTAGCAACATCTGGTAAGATAGCTTGCTCAAGAACACGTGCATAAGGTACTGGTACGTCCTCACTAGCAAGACGCACAATTGGGTGATCAAGGTAATCAAAGGCTTCACTTTCAGTGACCATTGCTGCAATCTCACCGATAAAGCCACCAGTCTTATAGGCATCATTAACAAGCATAAGCTTCCCTGTCTTCTTAACAGAATTAATAATTAATTCCTTATCTAGTGGGATAAGGGTACGTGGATCAACAACCTCCACATTAATACCATCAGCTGCAAGCTCTTCGGCTGCCTGAAGGACACGCTCTAGCATACGCCCATAGGAAACAATGGTTACATCAGTCCCTTCACGCTTGATATCCCCCTTGCCAAGTGGGATATAAAATCTGGATCCTGATTGACCTCTTCTTTTTTACCGTACAAGGCCTTAGGCTCCATGAAAATAACAATATTGTTATCACGAATAGCTGACTTTAAAAGTCCCTTTGCTTCGTTAGCAGTTCCAGGTGCAACCACCTTGATCCCAGGAATATGCGTCAACCAAGCCTCAAGAGATTGCGAATGCTGAGCTGCAGATCCAATTCCTGAGCCAGAAGCAACACGAAAAGTTGCTGGCGTGATCAAGCCACCACCAAACATGTAGTTGTTTTTTGCCCCATTATTAACAATTGCATCAAGTGCAATGGTAATAAAGTCCATAAAAGTAAGGTCAACAATCGGACGAAGCCCTGTAATTGCTGAACCAATCGCTGCACCTGCAATAGCAGCCTCTGAAATCGGCGTATCCTTGACACGTTTGGCACCAAATTCCTCAATCATGCCAACAGAAGTACCAAAGTCTCCTCCGTAAACACCTACGTCCTCACCCATAAGGTAAATCGTGTCATCTTTGCGCATCTCCTCTGTCATGGCAAGATTGATAGCCTCACGCAAAGCCATTAATTTTGTTTCTGTCATTATTATCTCCTAATGTTTACAAAATAGAATTGTCAATGTTACTGTGAATAGATTTTTGCTCGATGTGCTAGCAGATCAGCTAGTCTACCCAAACGTCCTCAAAGGCTACAGAAATGTCTGGATCTGGACTATTTTGTGCAAACTCATAAGCGTCATCAATTTCTTGCTTGACCTGTGCTTGAAGCGCATCTAATTCTTCATCTGTAGCAATGCCTTCACCTGTTAGGTAAGCGCGATACTTAAGCATTGGGTCCTTTTCCTTCCACTCATCAACCTCTTCTTTGGTGCGGTATTTGCCGGCATCAGCAGTTGAATGACCAAACCAACGGTAAGACTCAACCTCAACAACAGCAGGACCATTGCCACCGCGAACATGCTCAACAGCCTTACTCATGGTTTCATAAACTGCCATCACATCGTTGCCGTCCTCACAATAAAAGCCTGGAATACCATAAGCCTCAGCACGCGTGTAGAGGTGAGGTGTATTTGTGGCATTGTTAATGCTCATGGAAATCCCATAGCGGTTGTTAATGATAAAGAAAATCACAGGAAGCTTCCAAGTTGCTGCCATATTGACAGACTCATGGAAGGAGCCCTCATTTGTTGCGCCATCTCCAGAAAAGGCCACAACGATATTGTTGGTCCCCTTGTATTGCTGTGTCAAGGCAGCACCTACCGCAAGGGCATAGCCACCTCCAACGATACCATTTGTTCCATAGTTTCCTTTTTCAAAATCAGCCAAGTGCATTGAGCCGCCGCGTCCCTTTGACACACCTGTTACCTTACCGGCTAGCTCAGCCATCATTTTATTGAGGTCCATATCTTTAGCAATAGATTGCCCATGCCCGCGGTGGTTTGAAAAAATAATATCATCATAGGTCAAATGTGCCACAGCGCCAACGTTTGCTGCCTCCTCACCAACTGAGAAGTGTGTCATGCCCTGCACAAATCCACGACGGACAAGCTTATTAATACGTGAATCAAATTCACGAATACGCTCCATTTTAAGGAACATATCTAAATGTTGTTCTTTAGAAACTGTTACCATTTCGGCCTCCATATTATCATATTACTTCCTAATCATAAAACTTTTCTTCACAATTTGCAAGGATTTTAATCGCTTTCTTTGTGACTATAAAAGCTTTTTTAAGACGTTTTAGTTTGTGGTTTCACAAGCTAGATTGTTATAGCATCTGTTACATTTATATATAACAGATTGAAAAATGAGTCAGTGTTTATTCAGGGAGGTCAAGCACCTATTGACTTTGATAGTCAGAAATATCATCACTCTTTAAGAGGAAAATAGGCTCTAAATGACCTGTTTCTTCTAGCACAATCATGATCACCTACCAAACGAACGCTTTGCTTGCCTCGCTCCGATAGAGGCGAAATGAACTAAAAATCGCATAACTAAAAATGCCTGATTTTACCTGAAAATCAGACATTTAAAAGCTTTAAGACATTAGACTCAGGCTCTAATTATAATCCTCTAAGAAAAGCCTGCTACCTTGCACTACCCAAGAATAGCAAGGCAATTTCATTATCTCACCAGGCTACTCCAGCTGTCCTGCAATGTCCTCCCACTCCAGCAGCAAGGTCTCCTGTTTCTGATTAAGCTGATCCAACTCTTTTTGCCAGTCTATCAGTTGAGTCGTATCATTTGATACTAGCATTTGAGCTTCTATAGCCTTAGCCTGTGCTTCTAGCCCTTCTAAGGTCTGCTCAATCTCCTCAAAGCGCCTTGTTAAGCGACGGTATTCCTTTTGGCTGGCCTTTTGAAGCTGATAATCAGTTACAGCAGCTTCTGCTACATCAGTCTCTACTACGTGATCTGCAGCAGCTAGACGGGCTAATTCCTCCCGCTCTGCCTTTTTTTCTACATAATAGTCGTAGTCCCCCAGATAGAGTGTTGAGCCTGCTTCAGTTATTTCTAAAACCTTAGTGGCCACTCGGTTGATAAAATACCTGTCATGACTAACAAACAACAAGGTCCCATCAAAGTCAATCAAGGCATTTTCTAGAACCTCTTTGCTATCAATATCCAGGTGGTTGGTTGGCTCATCTAGAATCAGAAAATTGTCCTTTTTCATAGATAATTTTGTTAAGAGCAGCCGAGCCTTTTCGCCCCCAGATAGCATGGCCACAGACTTTTTGACGTCCTCACCAGAAAAGAGAAAGGCACCTAAGCGGCTGCGGATCTCAAGCTCAGCTGTCGTTGGGAAATCACGCCAAAGCTCCTCCAATACAGAATTACTACCAGTCAGATGAGATTGCGTTTGGTCATAATAGCCTGTTTCAACATTAGTCCCATAATGGCATGTCCCTTTAATCAAAGGAATCTCTCCAATAATGGATTTGAGTAGGGTTGACTTGCCAATACCATTTGGCCCAACAATAGCGATTGCATCTAACCTACGGACATCTAGATGAATTGGCTCAGCTAAAATATGGTCATTGTAGCCAATAGCGGCGTCTGTCACCTGCAAAACAACATTTCCTGAGGGCTTATCAATCTGAAAAGTCATACTAGCTGATTTGCGAGAGCTACTTGGCTTGTCTAAGCGTTCTAGCTTTTCTAGCTGCTTGCGTCTTGCCTGAGCACGCTTGGTCGTTGACGCTCGAACAATGTTTTTTTGGACAAAATCCTCTAGCTTAGCAATCTCTTTTTGCTGCTTGTCATAATGCTTCTCTTCTGCTGCAAGCTTTTCAGCCTTTAAATCAATAAAGCGTGAGTAATTACCAACATAGCGGTCTAAGCTATTTTTAGTCAGATCAAGTGTGATGGTTGCGACCTTATCCAAGAAATAGCGGTCATGACTGACAATGATCAAGGCTCCCTGATAATTTACCAGATAATGCTCCAGCCAGGCAATGGTTTCAATATCTAAATGGTTGGTCGGCTCATCAAGCACCAATAGCTCTGGCTTTTCTAGTAGCATTTTTGCCAGGGCCAAACGGGTATTTTGCCCACCAGAAAGCTCTGAGATTTTCATTTCCCACATGCTTTCGTCAAACTTAAAGCCATTTAAAATAGCTCGAATATCTGACTCATAGGTGAAGCCATTTCGCAAGCGAAAGCTTTCTGACAGCCGGTCATAGTCTGACATGAGCTGGTCCAGAGCTTGCCCTGATCGACTGGCCATATCAGCCTCCATTTGCCTTAGTCGCTGCTCATCAACCCTCAATTCAGCAAATACCTTTAGCATTTCCTGATAAATGGTCTTGTCAGACTCAAATCGGCTATTTTGTGCCAAATAAGATAGGGTTAAGTCCCTTTTTCGACTAACCTCACCGCTAGTTGGCTCTTCTTCTCCAACTAAAATCTTAAGAAGGGTTGATTTGCCAGCACCATTTGGCCCAACCAAGGCAATGCGATCACGTTCACCAACCTGCAGCGATAGGTTTTGAAAAAGCACCTCTCCTGAAAAAGAGCGCTCAATGTTATTTCCTTGTAATATAATCATACCCTTATTGTAGCAAAAAAATGCCCTTTTGGGGGGCACTTTTAGTTATTTTTACAGGTAAGATAAGACTCATCAACAAGCTAAAGACATAAGCCTTAGGCTAACATCGCTTATCACCCTTAGTGGTATTTATCTGATGAGACAAACTGCTGCTTGAAAAACCAGTGGGTTGACCTGTTAGCGTATCCAACAATCGCACCACCTGCTCAGTTATGCTTGAAATGCTATTAGCCAGTGAGGAATCACTATGGTTCGAATAATAAATCAAACCAAAAATAAGCAATACCAATACTATTAGGGTCTGCAAACAGCCTCTGACAAGCTGCCAGACAAGCTTCAGCAGAAGCTTTGGGAGGCATAAGAGGATAGTCAGTAGTTTTTTCATCGTAATAAGCCTAAATTCTTTCGTTTAGGATAGCCTTTCTTCCTTGTGGTAAGCAATCGGCAGCCAATCTAATAGGGCCTCTAGCTGCTGATTCCAATAATACCATTCGTGCCTGCCATGATCCTTACGATAATCAATAGTCAAGCCAAGCCTTCTCAACTCAGCAACTGCCTTTTCATTGGCTTCAAACAAAAAGTCCTCATAGCCACACCAAGCGTATAGCTGGGTTTGACCATCACTTTCTGCTGCTATACTTGTCAAATAATGCTTTTTGATATCAGGAGCATTCAAATCTCCAAAAACACCCTGCCAATAAGGCAGCTCACCTATACCTTGCTGTAATAGCATTTCCGGCGAAAAATGCAAGGCCCCAGAAAAGGAAGCAGCATAGGAAAAGCGATTGCTTTTTAAGGCCCATTTAAAGGCACCATAGCCTCCCATTGACAGCCCAGCAACAAAGGTTTTTTCACGCTTAGTGGTCATATTAGGAAAGAAAGAAGCTAATAGCCGAGGAAGTTCCTCTGCAATAGCTTGGTAATAATTCATACCGTAGGTGGTATCGGTATACCAGCCTAAATCAGTCGATGGCATCACCACGATTAAATTGGTATGGCGAAGCAGCCTTTCAATATTAGTCCGCTTTTGCCAGGAATTTTCATTTCCTCCCATACCATGTAACAGATAAAGAACTGGAATATCTTGGTAGCCTTGCTCTTCTGGGCTAAGCTCAGACTGATCAGGGTAGATCACCTTGACATGTCTTTCCATAGCCAAGATCTCTGAATGATACTCAATGCTAATGCTTGCCATCAGCTCACCTCCTTTTTAATATCACCAAAGCATAAGGAAAGCCCACTCTTAAGACCTAAAAGCCAGATCCTATTTGACCAGCTTTTAGGCAGGGCTGTATCTGTATTAACGGACCTCCATAACAACCGGAAGAATAGCTGGCCGACGCTTGGTCTGCTCAAATAAAAACCTTGAGAGCTCCTCTCTAACAGAGCCTTTCAATTCACTCCAATCAAAATGATCCCCTTGCAGATAATTGCCAACTGTTGTGTTGACCAATTCAGCACTTTCTCGTAAAATATCTCTGCTCTTTTTCACATAGACAAATCCGCGAGTGTTGACCTTAGCCTTAGAGATAATACGTTTTTCCTTTTTAGATACTGTGATCGCAACAATAAAAATACCGTCCTCTGATAAGACCTTACGGTCTCTCAAAACAATATTGCCAACATCACCAATGGCATTTCCATCAATCATCACATCACTAGCAGGAACCGCACCCTCGTGTAAGAAGCCATCCTCATCAAGCACCATGATGTCACCACGCTTCATAATATGAATATTTTCAGGTAGTATACCAGCCTCCTCAGCTAAATGAGCATGAGCAGCTAGATCGCGGTATTCACCTTGAATCGGGAACAGGTATTTTGGTTTGACGAGATTAATCATCAGCTGCAGGTCACGCGCATTGGCATGTCCAGAAACACGTAAATGCTGCGTGATGAGCTTAACAGAGCCACCTGCTTTATAGATAAGGTTTTCAACACGAGCAACCATTGCTTCCTTGGCAGCGCTTGGCGTTGTGACAATGTAAACCAGATCTCCGTCCTTGATTTGCACGTGGCGATGACGCCCTATTGCCATTTTCTGTAGGCTATTAATCGGCTCACCCATACGTCCAGCCTCCAGAACAATCAATTCGTGATCCTCAAACTTAGACATATCCTTTGGCTTGATTAATAGCTTTTCATCAGCAATCACTAGCTTTTTAAGACGAAGTGCTGTTCTGACAATATTTTCAGCGTCAGTACCTGTCAGTACCACTCGCCTGCTATAGGCTGCTGCAGAATCAAAGACCTGCTGGATACGAACAAGATTTGAAGCGACAGCTGCAATAATAATCCGCCCGTCGGCATGAGCAATCACCTTATCCATCTCCTCGCCAACCTCAGCTTCGCTGGCAGTCTGCTCATTGCTTGTGGCATTGGCCGAGTCAGCTAATAGGGCTAACACCCCTTCTTTTCCAATGTCTGCCAAGCGAGCTAGGTCTGTCTGATAGCCCTCACGCGAAGCCTGGTCAAACTTGAAATCACCTGTATAGACAATATTCCCCTTATCGGTTCCAATAACCACGCCTAAACTTTCAGGAATAGAATGTGTTGTCTTAAAGAAGGAAACCAAGCCATCTTTAAATTCAATTTCTGTGTCACTGTCGACCACATGGAAATTCTTAAATCTCTTGGTGCTATTATTGGCCTTGACAAACAATTTTGCTAGCTCGATGGTCAATTCTGAACCAAATACTGGCACTGGAACCTCCGCCAACAGGTAAGGCAAAGCTCCGATAGCATCAGCATGCCCATGACTTAAAAAGACTCCCTGAACCTTGTCCTTGTTTTCAATTACATAATCAAGACTTGGAATTACCAAATCTACACCTAGCTGTTCTGTTTCAGGGTATTTCAAGCCAGCATCCAA carries:
- a CDS encoding dihydrolipoamide dehydrogenase, translated to MAVEIIMPKLGVDMQEGEIIEWKKQEGDTVSEGDILLEIMSDKTNMELEAEDSGVLLKIIRQAGETVPVTEVIGYIGAAGEAIDVSSPAAADVNVARTTEDLQAAGLEVPKAPDQGSAPSAPKAELAADEYDIIVVGGGPAGYYAAIRGAQLGGKIAIVEKSEFGGTCLNVGCIPTKTYLKNAEILDGIKIAAGRGINLASTNYTIDMDKTVDFKNTVVKTLTGGVQGLLKANKVTIFNGLGQVNPDKTVTIGVQTIKGRNIILATGSKVSRINIPGIDSKLVLTSDDILDLREMPKSLAVMGGGVVGIELGLVWASYGVEVTVIEMADRIIPAMDKEVSLELQKILSKKGMTIKTSVGVSEIVEANNQLTLKLNNGEEVVAEKALLSIGRVPQMNGLENLNLEMDRNRIKVNDYQETSIPGIYAPGDVNGTKMLAHAAYRMGEVAAENAMHGSTTRKANLKYTPAAVYTHPEVAMVGLTEEQAREQYGDVLIGKNSFTGNGRAIASNEAHGFVKVIADAKYHEILGVHIIGPAAAEMINEAATIMEAELTVDELLLSIHGHPTFSEVMYEAFADVLGEAIHNPPKRKK
- the pdhC gene encoding branched-chain alpha-keto acid dehydrogenase subunit E2, which gives rise to MAVEIIMPKLGVDMQEGEIIEWKKQEGDTVSEGDILLEIMSDKTNMELEAEDSGVLLKITRQAGETVPVTEVIGYIGAAGESVDNSTASSEKTTEIPVPTSAEANTTTVPKEAASTAPQVASVANAPAFGEKVRATPAARKAASEMGIELNQVPGTGPKGRIHKEDVEGFKGAQPKATPLARKIAADKGVDLAAVVGTGIGGKITKEDILAVLGAAAPAVEKASIAEEKPAKELPEGVEIKKMSAMRKAISKGMTHSYLTAPTFTLNYDIDMTEMIALRKKLIDPIMAKTGLKVSFTDLIGLAVVKTLMKPEHEYMNASLINDANDIELHRFVNLGIAVGLDDGLVVPVVHGADKMSLSEFVLASKDVIKKAQGGKLKATEMSGSTFSITNLGMFGTKTFNPIINQPNSAILGIGATIPTPTVVDGEIVARPIMAMCLTIDHRLVDGMNGAKFMVDLKKLMENPFELLI
- the acoB gene encoding acetoin dehydrogenase complex, E1 component subunit beta, translating into MLERVLQAAEELAADGINVEVVDPRTLIPLDKELIINSVKKTGKLMLVNDAYKTGGFIGEIAAMVTESEAFDYLDHPIVRLASEDVPVPYARVLEQAILPDVAKIKAAIVKMVNKGN
- the bfmBAB gene encoding TPP-dependent acetoin dehydrogenase complex, E1 component, beta subunit, giving the protein MTETKLMALREAINLAMTEEMRKDDTIYLMGEDVGVYGGDFGTSVGMIEEFGAKRVKDTPISEAAIAGAAIGSAITGLRPIVDLTFMDFITIALDAIVNNGAKNNYMFGGGLITPATFRVASGSGIGSAAQHSQSLEAWLTHIPGIKVVAPGTANEAKGLLKSAIRDNNIVIFMEPKALYGKKEEVNQDPDFISHLARGISSVKGLM
- the acoA gene encoding Pyruvate dehydrogenase E1 component alpha subunit encodes the protein MVTVSKEQHLDMFLKMERIREFDSRINKLVRRGFVQGMTHFSVGEEAANVGAVAHLTYDDIIFSNHRGHGQSIAKDMDLNKMMAELAGKVTGVSKGRGGSMHLADFEKGNYGTNGIVGGGYALAVGAALTQQYKGTNNIVVAFSGDGATNEGSFHESVNMAATWKLPVIFFIINNRYGISMSINNATNTPHLYTRAEAYGIPGFYCEDGNDVMAVYETMSKAVEHVRGGNGPAVVEVESYRWFGHSTADAGKYRTKEEVDEWKEKDPMLKYRAYLTGEGIATDEELDALQAQVKQEIDDAYEFAQNSPDPDISVAFEDVWVD
- the yjjK_3 gene encoding ABC transporter ATP-binding protein, with protein sequence MIILQGNNIERSFSGEVLFQNLSLQVGERDRIALVGPNGAGKSTLLKILVGEEEPTSGEVSRKRDLTLSYLAQNSRFESDKTIYQEMLKVFAELRVDEQRLRQMEADMASRSGQALDQLMSDYDRLSESFRLRNGFTYESDIRAILNGFKFDESMWEMKISELSGGQNTRLALAKMLLEKPELLVLDEPTNHLDIETIAWLEHYLVNYQGALIIVSHDRYFLDKVATITLDLTKNSLDRYVGNYSRFIDLKAEKLAAEEKHYDKQQKEIAKLEDFVQKNIVRASTTKRAQARRKQLEKLERLDKPSSSRKSASMTFQIDKPSGNVVLQVTDAAIGYNDHILAEPIHLDVRRLDAIAIVGPNGIGKSTLLKSIIGEIPLIKGTCHYGTNVETGYYDQTQSHLTGSNSVLEELWRDFPTTAELEIRSRLGAFLFSGEDVKKSVAMLSGGEKARLLLTKLSMKKDNFLILDEPTNHLDIDSKEVLENALIDFDGTLLFVSHDRYFINRVATKVLEITEAGSTLYLGDYDYYVEKKAEREELARLAAADHVVETDVAEAAVTDYQLQKASQKEYRRLTRRFEEIEQTLEGLEAQAKAIEAQMLVSNDTTQLIDWQKELDQLNQKQETLLLEWEDIAGQLE
- the frmB gene encoding esterase; the encoded protein is MASISIEYHSEILAMERHVKVIYPDQSELSPEEQGYQDIPVLYLLHGMGGNENSWQKRTNIERLLRHTNLIVVMPSTDLGWYTDTTYGMNYYQAIAEELPRLLASFFPNMTTKREKTFVAGLSMGGYGAFKWALKSNRFSYAASFSGALHFSPEMLLQQGIGELPYWQGVFGDLNAPDIKKHYLTSIAAESDGQTQLYAWCGYEDFLFEANEKAVAELRRLGLTIDYRKDHGRHEWYYWNQQLEALLDWLPIAYHKEERLS
- a CDS encoding metallo-beta-lactamase superfamily protein, coding for MTDINIIALGGVREYGKNFYLVEINDSMFILDAGLKYPETEQLGVDLVIPSLDYVIENKDKVQGVFLSHGHADAIGALPYLLAEVPVPVFGSELTIELAKLFVKANNSTKRFKNFHVVDSDTEIEFKDGLVSFFKTTHSIPESLGVVIGTDKGNIVYTGDFKFDQASREGYQTDLARLADIGKEGVLALLADSANATSNEQTASEAEVGEEMDKVIAHADGRIIIAAVASNLVRIQQVFDSAAAYSRRVVLTGTDAENIVRTALRLKKLVIADEKLLIKPKDMSKFEDHELIVLEAGRMGEPINSLQKMAIGRHRHVQIKDGDLVYIVTTPSAAKEAMVARVENLIYKAGGSVKLITQHLRVSGHANARDLQLMINLVKPKYLFPIQGEYRDLAAHAHLAEEAGILPENIHIMKRGDIMVLDEDGFLHEGAVPASDVMIDGNAIGDVGNIVLRDRKVLSEDGIFIVAITVSKKEKRIISKAKVNTRGFVYVKKSRDILRESAELVNTTVGNYLQGDHFDWSELKGSVREELSRFLFEQTKRRPAILPVVMEVR